In the Acomys russatus chromosome 11, mAcoRus1.1, whole genome shotgun sequence genome, one interval contains:
- the Ftcd gene encoding formimidoyltransferase-cyclodeaminase, with translation MSQLVECVPNFSEGNNQEVIDAISRAISQTPGCVLLDVDAGPSTNRTVYTFVGRPECVVEGALSAAHTASQLIDMSKHKGEHPRMGALDVCPFIPVRGVSMDECVLCAKAFGQRLAEELNVPVYLYGEAAQTPSRQTLPAIRAGEYEALPEKLKQTEWVPDFGPSSFVPSWGATVTGARKFLIAFNINLLSTKEQAHRIALNLREQGRGKDQPGRLKKVQGIGWYLDEKNLAQVSTNLLDFEVTALHTVYEEACREAQELNLPVVGSQLVGLVPLQALLDAAAFYCDKEKLFVLEEEHRIRLVVNRLGLDSLAPFDPKERIIEYLVPGSGPQQSLVDKSLHAFVREVGARSAAPGGGSVAAAVAALGAALASMVGQMTYGRRQFDHLDSTMRRLIPPFYAASAQLTSLVDADARAFAACLEAIKLPKNTAEERDRRACALQEGLRQAVAVPLKLAETVSQLWPVLQELALCGNLACLSDMQVAAKALETGVFGAYFNVLTNLKDMTDDTFKEKTRHRISSLLQEATTQAAMVLHSLEARKE, from the exons GTGATTGATGCCATTTCTCGAGCCATCTCCCAGACCCCAGGCTGTGTGCTGCTGGACGTTGATGCCGGACCCTCCACCAACCGCACTGTCTACACTTTTGTGGGGCGGCCAGAGTGTGTGGTCGAGGGAGCCCTCAGTGCGGCACATACAGCCTCGCAGCTCATCGACATGAGCAAACACAAGG GAGAGCATCCTCGAATGGGTGCCCTAGATGTGTGTCCCTTCATCCCGGTGAGGGGTGTCAGTATGGACGAGTGTGTGCTCTGTGCCAAGGCCTTTGGCCAGCGGCTGGCAGAGGAGCTCAATGTACCAG TGTACCTTTATGGTGAGGCAGCTCAGACACCCAGTCGCCAGACCCTGCCGGCCATCCGGGCTGGAGAGTATGAAGCCCTGCCTGAGAAG CTTAAACAGACCGAGTGGGTGCCTGACTTTGGCCCTAGCTCCTTTGTCCCCAGTTGGGGTGCCACTGTCACAGGTGCACGGAAATTCCTCATTGCATTCAACATCAACCTTCTCAGCACCAAGGAACAGGCCCACCGTATTGCTCTCAACCTGCGGGAGCAGGGCCGAGGGAAAGACCAG CCGGGACGTCTGAAAAAGGTTCAGGGCATCGGTTGGTACCTGGATGAAAAGAACTTGGCTCAAGTGTCTACAAACCTCCTGGACTTTGAGGTCACAGCTCTGCACACAGTCTATGAGGAGGCCTGCAGGGAGGCTCAG GAGCTGAATTTGCCCGTGGTGGGCTCACAGCTGGTGGGCCTGGTGCCTCTGCAGGCCCTCCTGGATGCTGCAGCCTTCTACTGTGACAAGGAGAAGCTGTTTGTTCTAGAGGAGGAACACCGGATACGGCTG GTGGTGAACCGGCTGGGCCTGGATTCCCTGGCACCCTTCGACCCAAAGGAGAGGATAATCGA GTACCTGGTCCCAGGTAGTGGACCACAGCAGAGCCTGGTGGACAAGTCACTGCACGCTTTTGTTCGGGAGGTGGGCGCCCGCTCTGCTGCCCCTGGCGGGGGCTCTGTGGCAGCGGCTGTTGCAGCCCTG GGCGCAGCTCTGGCTTCTATGGTGGGCCAGATGACCTATGGGCGTCGCCAGTTTGATCACCTGGACTCCACCATGCGGCGCCTGATCCCACCCTTCTATGCGGCCTCTGCCCAGCTGACCTCATTGGTAGATGCTGATGCCAGGGCTTTTGCTGCCTGTTTG GAGGCAATTAAGCTGCCCAAGAACACAGCTGAAGAGAGGGACAG GCGTGCGTGTGCTCTGCAGGAGGGGCTGAGACAGGCAGTTGCCGTGCCACTGAAACTGGCAGAGACTGTGTCCCAGCTGTGGCCAGTGCTGCAGGAGCTGGCCCTATGTGGGAACCTGGCCTGCTTGTCTGACATGCAG GTGGCAGCCAAGGCCTTGGAAACAGGTGTGTTTGGCGCATACTTCAATGTGCTCACCAACCTGAAGGACATGACCGATGACACGTTTAAAGAGAAG ACCCGCCATCGAATCTCCAGCCTTCTGCAGGAAGCCACGACCCAGGCTGCAATGGTGCTTCATAGCCTAGAAGCCCGGAAGGAGTGA